One genomic region from Diabrotica undecimpunctata isolate CICGRU chromosome 9, icDiaUnde3, whole genome shotgun sequence encodes:
- the LOC140450655 gene encoding uncharacterized protein — MQFRPEGEIDTAIVMKDIVFFSPSRVTKYKEAYSNTKQNITSLTSDEALSIVVEGKLTKIQYNLIRNTAREHNSNMYPNYEAIISAKTKCYPDNLRITKSVAEASLQQLLDHTVSRLFRCIEEVTEHLKPEVLKNLYLITKWSCDGSFGISEYKQKFLDPNISDSNIFLTSIVPIQLISGNPKTTRLDYTTRLDKKLDLYQSREQAGFRANFGTNDHLQTIKQLIEKSIEYNKPLVVTFVDFHKAFDSVELDSIIEALNQALKMRQARYNYTLTATK; from the coding sequence ATGCAGTTTAGACCTGAAGGTGAGATAGATACAGCAATTGTAATGAAAGATATTGTTTTTTTTAGTCCATCTCGGGTAACGAAATATAAAGAAGCATACAGTAACACTAAACAGAATATTACTTCACTGACTTCAGATGAGGCATTATCGATTGTTGTTGAggggaaattaacaaaaattcagTATAACCTGATTAGAAATACGGCCAGAGAACACAACAGCAACATGTATCCCAACTATGAGGCAATTATCTCAGCCAAAACTAAGTGTTATCCTGACAATTTACGTATCACTAAATCTGTTGCTGAAGCTTCCCTGCAACAATTATTAGATCATACAGTGTCTCGACTATTTCGTTGTATTGAGGAAGTTACTGAACATTTAAAGCCTGAGGTATTGAAAAACCTCTACCTTATCACAAAATGGAGTTGTGACGGAAGTTTTGGTATTAGTGAATACAAGCAAAAATTTTTAGATCCCAATATATCTGATAGTAATATTTTTCTTACTTCTATTGTTCCTATACAATTAATATCAGGTAATCCAAAAACTACAAGACTAGATTACACCACAAGATTAGACAAGAAATTAGACCTATATCAaagtagagaacaagctggattcagAGCAAACTTTGGAACCAACGATCACCTCCAAACAATAAAACAACTCatcgaaaaatctatagaatataacAAGCCCTTAGTTGTAACATTCGTAGATTTtcacaaagcattcgactcagtagaACTCGACAGTATTATAGAAGCACTAAACCAAGCACTAAAAATGCGACAAGCTCGATACAACTACACGCTAACAGCAACCAAATAA